The sequence TCTGGCCAATGCGCCGCAGCCGAATGATATCCGCCTTCTCGCGCAGCGTTTGCACGACCACGCGCTCGAGCCGCGCTCCACACCGCAGGAAACCAGGGCGCTTGTGGAGGATCTGGGTTACAAGACCATCGCGGCTTTTTGCGAGGCGGCCGGCTTGCCGACACATCTGGCCGATCGGTGGGAGCGTTTCGGTATCTCCGGTGAGATGCGTCAGGTGTTGTTGCTTTTGGCTGCCCAGCGCCGCGCCATGGTGGAAGCCGTGCGCGAATTCGAAACGATCACCCATGTCGGGCTCGATGACTTCATGAGCGAACGCGGCCTTCTTTGAAGTTCACCGCGACTAGAGCAGGTCTTCCTCGGCCTTTTCGAGCAGCATTCTTGCCGTGGCGGCATCGGTGATGAGAGCCGCCGCTGAGACTGTGCGCAGGGCTGCAAGAATGGCTGACACTTTCTGTTCGCCGCCGGCAGCAAGAATGACATGCGGAATGCGTGCCACGACATCGAGGTCGATGGCCATGATGCGCTGGTTTACTTCATGGTCGATCAGTTGCCCCGCAGCGTCCACGAAATAGCAGAGAATATTGGCGATTGCGCCCTTGTCGCGCAGCGGTTCGATGAGCGCTTTCGGCACGATCCCGTAACGGAAGATTGTCGCTTCCGGTGACACCGCCCCTACGGTGAGCAGTGCTATGTCAGCCCGGGCGGCCCGCTCGCGCACGTCGCGCAGCGACGGCTGTTCCCAAAGCCGCTCGCGCAGATTGGGATCATCCACCACCACCGGCGCACTGATCTGATAGCTGTCCACCTTGAAGCGCTCTGCCACCTTGGTGGCAACAATGGACGGATTGACCCATTTGGAATGCGGCAGGCTTCCCACGAGGCCAATGACAGTGGATCCGTTCAGATCCCGTTGCGCCATGAAGCTCAGGCTGGAATGCAGTGTCGCTCCGCCGCCAATGGCCAGAGTCATGCCAGGCTTCATCTGCTCTTCGAGGTAGCGCGCTACGGCATGGCCGATCGAACGTTCCAGATTGTCTGCTTCTTCGGGTGCGGGGACCACGATGGCGCTTTTCAGGCCCCAGCGCTTTTCCAGCTTTCGCTCGAGCGCCACCTGCTCGGCGGTCTCGGCATTGATTGTGGTCACCACCATATGGCTTTCGGCACTTGCGGCCAGTGCTCGCATGACCTTCATGCGACTCACGTTGAGCAGGCTGGCGATCTTCTCCTGCGTCAGACCTTCCACATGATAAAGCCAGGCCATCTTCACATTGAGATCGGCGGAAGACAGCGTCGGCTCGTCTGCCGGCTTCTTTTTGCTTTTTCGCGGCACGGCGGTGATTCCCTCTCTCATCGCGCAATGGTTTTAACACAAGGCAATTTTACGCGGTGTCCATTTGAGCGACAAAAATGCGAAATTTTATTGCGTTCTTTTGTTATTGACGAAAAACATATGTTCATATTCAATATAGGGGCGCTCTTGTTACAAGCCTGTCATATTGCGCATGCAGGGGAGGAGCTCCGGTGCAAGTGCCCGGAGATGCAAACAGAGGAGTTATCCCATGGGACGTCAGTCCACGATACGTTCGGTTGCGTTCGTAGCCGCACTGCTCACATCCACAGCCGCTTTCGCCGACAACCTGGTTCTTTACACATCGCAGCCTGATGCTGACGCTGCAGAGACTGTCGACGCCTTCAAGGCTGCCAATCCGGACGTAGAAGTCGAGATCTTCCGTTCCGGTACCAGTGATCTCATGACCAAGCTCGCTGCAGAATTCGCTGCCGGCAGCCCGCAGCCGGACGTGCTTCTGATCGCCGATGCAGTCAGCATGGAGACGCTCAAGAAGGACGGCCACCTGATGGCCTATCCGGAAGCCAATGTGGACGGTTTCGAGACAGCTGCCTATGACGCCGAGAAAACCTATTTCGGCTCCAAGCTCATCACGACCGGCATTGCCTACAACACAGCTGCGGCCGAGAAGCCGGAGCATTGGTCCGATCTGGCGGGCGAGGCCTACAAGGACCTCACCATCATGCCGAGCCCGCTTTATTCGGGTGCCGCAGCTTACCTTCTGTCCGCTTTCGTCAACCGCGACGATCTCGGGTGGGACTATTTCGAGAAGCTGAAGGAAAACGGCCATGTGGCCGTGCGCGGCAATGGTGCGGTGCTCAAATCAGTCGCAAGCGGTGAGAAAGCCTATGGTATGCTCGTCGACTTCATGGCCATGAACGCCAAGAAGGACGGCTCGCCCATCGAATTCGTATTCCCCGAGGAAGGCGTGACCGCTGTCACCGAGCCGGTCGCCATCATGTCGACCGCGAAGAACCCGGATGTGGCCAAGAAGTTCGTCGACTTCATTCTCTCCGACGATGGTCAGAAGCTCGCGCTGAAGCAGGGCTATCTGCCGGCTAAACCTTCTGTCGGTTCGCCCGACTGGCTGCCCGAGGGCACCAAGATCAATGTCATGACCGTTGATGTGAAGAAGGTTGTCGACGAGATCGCCGGCAACAAGGAGAAATTCTCCTCCATGTTCGGTGGCTAAGGAAAAACCTTAATGACCGCAATACGTAAGGAACGTCAGGGCCAGGATATGGCCCTGACAGCGGGAATCGTCGCGCTTATCGTCATCTTTTCGCTGTTGCCCATGGCGCGGCTTTTGCAGGAAATCATCCTGCCCGGCGGTCGGTTCTCGCTCGATATCATTCGCAATGGTCTGATCGACGACACGACCTGGCGCGCCACCTGGAACACACTGGTGGTTGGCCTTGGCGGGACGATTTTCGCCCTGGTTCTCGGTGTGGCTGTTGCCATTCTCGTTTCATTGTCGGATGTGCGCCAGCGTCAGGCTTTCGTCCTGTGTTTCGTCACACCGCTCATGATTGCGCCGCAGGTGACTGCGCTTGCATGGCTGCAGCTATTCGGACCATCCAGCCCGCTTCTGAACATGCTGGGCATGGCGCCACCGCTTGGCACGCGCAATCCGCTCTATTCGCCCGAGGGCATCATTTTTCTGCTCGGCATCCAGTATGCGCCGCTCGTCTTCCTGATTGTGCGGGCTGGCATGCGCAAGCTGCCGCGTGAGCTGGTTGAGGCCGCACAGTCGAGTGGTGCCGGCTGGGTCCGGGTGCTCGGCACCATCATCCTGCCGCTGATGACGCCTTCCATCGTGGGGGCGGCCGCACTCACCTTCGTTTCCTGCGTTGGCAATTTCGGCATTCCGGCCTTCCTGGGCATCCCGGCAAACTATCTCGTCCTGCCGACACTCATCTATCAGCGTCTGGCCGGGGGTGGTCCGGATGTGCTCTCCGAGGTCGCATTTCTCTCGGTACTCATAGGCGTTATCGCCATGGTCGGCATTGTCATGCAGGACCGCATTGCAAGCCGCCGCGATTTCCGCATCACCTCCACCTCGCTGCCTGCTGCACCCTATCAGCTTGGCGCCTGGCGTGTGCCGGTGGAGTTCGGCATGTGGGCTCTGATTGCGCTCATTCTCGTTCTGCCGCTGGTGGGGCTCATTCTCACCTCGCTGGTGCGTGGCTATGGTGTGACGCTGACCGCAGAGACCGCAACGCTGGAAAACTATTACTTCGTTATTTTCCAGCATGCTGCCGCAAGCCGGGCGTTCCTGAACAGCCTTTATCTCTCGGCTGGGGCATCGATCTTTGCTGTCTTTGTTGCCATTCCACTTGGCTATGTGATCGCCTGGGGCAACAAGCGCTGGATCAAGGCGCTCAATCTCGCAATCGAGCTGCCCTATGCGCTTCCAGGCGTGGTGCTGGCAATCGCCTCGCTGCTCCTGTTCCTGAAGCCCATGCCGATCACCGGTATCCAGATTTACAACACGGTCTGGATCATTCTCTACGCCTATCTTGCGCGCTTCCTGATCCTGGCGGTCAGGCCGACGATCACGGGCTATTTCCAGCTCGACCGGGCGCTGGAGGAGGCGGCACAGGTGGCCGGTGCGGGGCTGTTCACACGCATGCGCACCATCATCTTCCCGCTCATTGCTCCGGCGGCCATCGCCGGCGGGCTGCTGATCTTCATGACAGCACTGTGCGAGCTGACGGTTTCCGCGCTCTTGTGGTCGTCGGGATCGGAGACCATCGGCGTTGTCATCTTCTCCTTCGAACAGGGTGGCGATTCCAAATATGCGGCGGCGGTTTCCGCCATCATGGTCGCAACCACCTTCCTTCTGATGCTGCTCGCCAGCCTCTTTGCAAACAAACTACCGGACGGAGTTCTCCCATGGCGGGACTGAGCATTAAGAACGTCACCAAAACCTTTGGCGAGGCCAAGGCCCTCGACAATGTCTCCATTGATGTCGCGGATGGCGAATTCCTCGCTGTTCTCGGCCCCTCGGGCTGCGGCAAGACAACGCTCCTGCGCATGATTGCGGGCTTTGAAAACGTCACCGGCGGCAGCATCTACATTGGCGACCGGGAGGTTTCGTCGGCAGAAGCGAACATCCCTCCGGAGAAACGTCGTGTGGGCATCGTGTTCCAGAACTATGCGCTCTGGCCACACATGACCGTGTCGGAAAACATCGGCTATGCGCTCAAGGTGGCCCGCGTTTCAAAGTCCGAGCGTGAAGAGCGGGTCAAAAACGCGTTGGCGCTCGTCAACATGGAACCGTATGGAGACCGCCGCCCTGCCAATCTGTCAGGCGGTCAGCGGCAGCGCGTGGCGCTGGCGCGCTGTCTTGTGGCGGAGCCCCGGCTTGTGCTGTTCGACGAGCCGCTTGCCAATCTCGACGTGCATCTGCGCGCGTCGATGGAAGACGAGTTCGCTGACTTCCACAAGCGTACGGGAACGACAATCCTCTACATCACCCACGATCAGGCTGAGGCAATGGCGTTGGCGGACCGCATCGCGGTCATGGATCACGGCCGCCTCATGCAGCTTGCCACGCCGCGCGAGCTCTATCATGAGCCGGCTAATGAAATGGTCGCCTCTTTCATCTCGCAGGGTATGGTCCTGCCGGCCAATGTCGAGACGGCGGAAGCCGATGGCCAGTGTCGCGTCACCGTGCTGGGGCAGGAGCTGGTCGTGCGTTGCCGGAAGGGTGAGAAACCGCGCAAGGATGCACGCATCTGCTGCCGTGCCTCGCAGATCGAGTCTGTTGGCGCCAGCCAACCAGGATTCGAGGGCACCATCACCAGGGCGGTGTATCGCGGTGGTTCTGCCCGGATCGAGTTCGAGCCCGAGGCCGCACCGCATCTCGGTCTGCATTTCGATCAGCCCGACCCGGTGACGTTCGAGGCAGGTCAGCGGGCAAGGCTCGCCATAACTTCGGGCTGGCTGATCCCCGCCAATGGGGCGGCCTGATGTTGCAGGTCGATCTTCAGGGCGGGTTCGGTGAGAAGGGGCGTACCAGTATTGTCGTTGGCGACGGCAGCACGCGCGTCATGCTCGACGCCGGCATAAAGGTGGGAGCGACGGGGGGCGAGTATTATCCCCTTCTCGCTCACCCGGTTTCCGAGATCGACGCGCTTTTCATTTCCCATGCCCATGAAGACCACATCGGGGCGCTGTGCCATCTCCTGCGACAGGGATATGCCGGCCCCATCTACATGACCGAGGAAACGCACACGGAGATGCCCGCCACGCTCGCACAATATGCGGACGCGGCAGATCTGGCGGATTTCCCACCGCTTGCAAAACAGATCCGGCTGTTTCGACCTGGCGAGACGCTGGCTGTCGGTGCATTGAACGTGGCAACCGGGGCTTCCGGCCATGTGGTTGGTGGCGTCTGGTTCTCGGTCGAGGGTGCGGGCCAACGCATCGTCTATTCCGCCGACATTGTGCCGGAGAGTGCTGTCTTCCCGATGCAGCCCTTGCCAGCCTGCGACCTGCTTGTTCTCGATGCTTCCTATGGCGCCGATCCCATCCCGGGGGCGGAGCGTGCGCGGCAGATCGGCGAATGGGTCGCCGGATATGCCGATGGCTGCCTTCTGCCCACGCCGCTTTCCGGCCGTTCGCTTGAGCTGATCGCGGCAATCGGCGTGCCTTTTGCAATCGAGGCCGGTATGCGCACGGCCCTCTCTGCCCAGATTCTTGCGCCGGATGCGGTGCATCGGGATCGTGTGGAAGTCCTGTCGGAGCGATTGAATGTCGCCCACGACTGGACTGTCGGCGAACCCCTTCCGGCCTGTCCGCTTCTCGTCCATGACGGAATGGGTGTGGCGGGTCCTTCACGCCCTGCGCTTGAAGCTGCAGAAACAGCCGCTTTCCCCATCCTCTTGAGTGGGCATCTGCCGGCGGGTTCTCCCGGCGCGCGGCTTGTCGATGAGGGCAAGGCCGCGTGGATCCGCATGCCAACGCACCCCACTCTGCCCGAGAACATCGCCCTGTGGGAGGCGGCAGGCCGCCCGCGGCTGATCGGCCATTCCTGCGACGCGGCCGCACTTGATGCGCTGCGTCAGCACATTCCCGCTCTCATGACCGGTGCCCGCACCGGCGACACCTACCAGATTAATGAAGAGACGATACATGCGCATTCTGATTTCCAATGATGACGGCATCGAGGCTCCCGGTATTGCGCTGGCAGCAGAGGCGGCATCCCGACTGAGTGACGATGTCTGGGTGGTGGCGCCCGATGGCAAGCGCACAGCTGCCGGTCCGTCCCTGACCGTTGCGCGCCCGCTGACCATGCGCCGACTGGGCGAGCGCCGTTATTCCTGCTCGGGCACGCCCGCCGACTGCATTGTCACCTCCATGGGCTGGCTGTTCCATGAGGACAAGAAGCCGGATCTCGTGGTTGCTGGTGTCAATGACGGGCGCAATGTGGGTGAGGATCTTGCCTATTCGGGCACGCTGGGTGTTGCTCGAGAGGCCACCTTCTGGGGCATTCCTGCCATCGGCTTCTCCCGCCTCAAAGAGGCAAATGTGCGGGAAGGGGACGCCACGTGGCTTGCAAAGTTCATCGAGCGCCTCTGGGTGACGCGTAATGAGTGGTCTCTCGAAGGCCATTGGCTGAGCGTCAATCTTCCGGCAGATCTTCCGGCATCCGTGTCGCAACCCTCCATCGGCCGGGACAAGATCGCCCGCAAGGTGGAGGTTGTGCGGGAGGATGGCGACGAGTTCGAGCTGGTCGTGCCGCGCGGTCGCGAGCATACGAGCCGAAAGGGCGATGAGAACAGTCTCATCGCCGAGGGTTTTGCCACTGTGAACCGGCTCAACTGGTTTGGTGAAACCCAGCTCGCCGGCGCTTTCATGGAAGGGCTCAGGTCAGCAACGAAATAGTCCGTGCACACGGCATTAGCGGTTGTTCGCCTGATATTCTTTCACCCATTCAGAAGTGGGTTGTTGTCTGAATTGCGATGTGCCCGTGACTGACGTTTCGTCAAAGCGGGTCCGGATCATCTCTTCTCCCGCGTGGCCTTGCGTTTCAGCAAGCCATGCATCTGGTATCGTCGGGTTTGCTGGCTCATCTGCATTGTCCAGCCAAATGTCGTTCAACCATTCCTGGACACGCGTTTGGAACGCTTCCTGAAAATCGGGAGGGGTTGGGGATTGAGGGGGGGTGTTTGTTTCAATGACATCTTCCGGTTCTTCTATTTCCTCCGGCATCTCGTGCTGCATCGATCGTGAGGGGCCCGGTTGCGGTTCTTCAACGACGGTGCCAGTGGTTGGAAGACCATCCACCCATTCCTGAGTGCGTTTCTGTCCACGTTTCGTCATATCGAGAGATTTGAGACTGTCGCTGGCTTCGCTCGTGGCTATGGAACTCTGCGGAAGCTCCGCGGTTGGGCTGCCATCCAGCGTAATCCGCCCCAGCCTGTAATCTTCGAATACCTGAAGAGGGATTCCGTAAGTTGTGTTCACGGAACGAGCGGCGGCAAGCTCTGCGATGGTTTTCCGGATGTTTTCGTTTGAGGAGTCCAGCAAATAGACATTCTTGGTGGGAGGTGGTGGAAAGTGCACCTCGTCGAGAAACTCGTAATCGTAGCCTCCTCCATCCACGAAGGAGCCCACTTTCCTCCCTTCTGTCACAATGGCGTACTGGTACATGATTCCGTCAGCCGGCTCGTATTGCCAGATGTTCAGCACATTGTTGCTGGCGGCAAGAGAGGCGCTGCCGATGGTTGCAGGTTTCTCGATCATGTTGACGACCGCTTCGAATTGCCTGGAGGGACGGAACCAGCCCGCCTCCAGAAGCTGATCTGGCCTGAGATTGTCCACTCGATAGACAAGATGATACGTGCCGATCCGACCGTTCTTTTCTGATTCACGGCCCAGATCCTCAAGTTTGAACCTCAGGGCGTCGACGCGTTCCTTGAGTGCCTCTATCGCGTCGAGGGTAGCGCTTTCGTCCGGGTCCGCAATCACACAGTAACCCCGTCTGTTCAGAGCCTGCTGGTTCTCGGCAGCGCGCTGACCCTGATAGGGTGGGCGATCCGGACCGGCACCCTCGGCGGTTATACGCTTCCAGCCACCATTGCCGTCACCATGCAGGATCGCGACAGACCTTCGTGTTTCCGGATCGATAACGTTTACATAGCCATCTCGCAGCTTGAAGTCGCTTCTGATTTCATAGACGCGAGGGACCCCGGTGAGGTCATGATGGCGTATGAAATAACGATCACCAGCTTGAAAGACGCCCGTCTGATTGGATGAACGCCCTTCAATGAGCGAGGGTTCTACTTCAAAGTCGGATATGTCTCCGATCCGAAGTGGCTGCTCCTCGACGACTGGACGCAAAGCTGAGGATGAGAGTGAATCTTCACCCTCTGCAGAAAATTGCTCTACTTCCGAAAGGTTTCTCGCAACAGCCCCAAGGGCTGCTCCGGTCAGTATGGTGCCTCCCGTCGAGATGGCGCCAAGGGCACCTGCTTTTCGTTCATCATAGGTGTCGCCGGTGATAGCCTGACTGGCTTCAAGCGTAAGCTCGCTACCCATGGTGAAACCGAGGACACCCAGTTCCAATTCAGGGGCCAACATCGTGATCGGCCAGAAAATCTTGTTGAACCCACGCAAATTCCTGATCCAGAGATCGCGGGTAATTTCGCTGTCCGAGGTGATCAAGGTGTCGGCGTCTGAGAGGCTGCGCAGTCGCATGTTTTCCGCGATCGCATCGAAGAGGTTACCCGTGTATGGTGTGCTTCTGGAATTGATGCCTGTGCTCCAGGCCCCTGACCCCAGCTTCTTCAAGCCGTTGGCGACGCCTGTATGCCAAAATCCGTCCTGAAGATTGACAAGTGAGAAATGGTGCTCAAGCTGCTTACGTCCCTGCGGCGAAGCCGCTGTCTCCTTGACCCAGTTTTCGAGCGCTTCTTCACTTAGAAACTCATGAAAGGAGGGTGTCTCACCAGGTATATAAAGCACTGTATGCTGGTTTGGGCGAACAAAACGGAGAATGTCGTTTGAGGCATAACCGTTGATATCGAAGGTCAAAACTTCAACATCATCTTCCCCTTCCCCTTCCCCTTCCCCTTCCCCTTCCCCTTCCCCTTCCCCTTCCATCTCTGTCCCGATGCCGTTCGATATGGCCGCCAAGAGAAGGTCATTGTTCACGCCGGCTCCGCGCATGACCATGATCAGACCGGAGAGTGAGAGCGTAAGGTCACCCACGGCGGTCACGGCAGCAACGGCAAATTGAATCTTCGCCAAGAGTGCGACGTCGTCTTGATAACCTGCCCAGAAATCATGCAGGTTCGAGAGAACTTCAGATTGGAAATCGGCCTTCCAGATTGCGTTTCTCAAACTGGACGCTGAAACTTTGAATTCGTTCGGCGTTCCATAAAAGTCTTCGCCGGGACCATCCGAATAAATCCCTTCGTAGGCATCCAATGCACTTGACTGGAGATACTGCCGGTTCGCGCCAAAGTTTGAGAGAAGCAGATCGGTCAAAGAGGTTGAAGAGTTCGGTTCGCCTGTGTGTTCAACGCCGTTGAAACTTGTCTCGGATGAGACCGCTGAGCTGAACGCGTTCAGGTATAGCGCGTCAGGGTCGGCATCCTGACCGGTCAAGTCTTTGAGGATGGTGACCATTCGCGCACGCGCCAATGAGCGAATGTCGGGAATCGTCTGGTGGACGATCTTGCTGATCTCCGACCACTGATCTTCTGTCAGAGTATGTTTGAGAATTTGCGCGTGAAGCGCTTTGCGGGTTTCATGAACAGGCGTTGAACCATCCGAGATTTCCCTTGGAAGAGCCGCCTCTCTCCGCTCCAATTTTCGATTTTGTTGAGGCGTATATTCTGATTTTCGAACATTATCAATTTTAAATCCAAGATGCATCATCTTATAACAATCTATATTGAAATAGTTTTCAAATGTTTCCTCTTCTTAAGTTATATTATTTATATTTTTTATTTTGTCGACTACTTAGGAATAACAAAACCGCCCCCGCTGATCTGCGGGGGCGGTTTTGGTCTGCTTAAGTTGGGGAGACGAAAGTGTGTCAGTTTGCCTTCAAACGAGAACCGCTCAGCAGGCCCCGCTCTTCGAGCACCGGGTAGGCAAATGTGGCCAGAAGCGAGTTGATCTGCTTCAGATCTCGGATCGTATCGAGATGGATGGAGCTTGTCTCCACGCTCTGCTCGGTCCCTTGCCGCAGTCTCTCAAAATGGCGTTGGCTTGTATCTTTCTCCACGTCACGCAGGCGATCCTTCTCCATCACCAGTTCGCGGGCGGTCTCCGTGTCCTGCGTGACCAGAAGGTTGAATGCCAGACGGGCATTGGCGAGGACTGACGCATGGAAGCCGGCAAGCTCCCGCCAGCCTTCGCTTGTGAATTCAACACCCCGCTCCATCTTCTTCTGAACATGTGCAAGCATATTGCGAACAATGATGTCGCCCACCTGTTCGAGCTTTACGCACACGCCGAGCAATTCGTGGCAGCGCCGTGCATCTTCCTCCGTCATCTCGTGCCGGGTGATACGGGCAAGGTAAAGCTTGATGGCCGCATGGCGCCGGTCGACCGTGTCGTCGACGGCGGCGAGTGCTGCAATCGATTTTCGATCTGCCTTCTCGTAGAGCTCGAGAATGCGGCACAACATGAATTCGACTGTCTCGCACATGCGGACGGTTTCGCGCGTCACATTGGCCAATGCTTGATGGGGGGTATCAAGAGCCGTAACGTCAAGGGCACTGGTTTCCGCCATCTGGGTTTCATCGTCCTGGTCGGCCTTGTCGTCTTCCTGTGGGCCCGCTTGCAGTGAGACGAGCGCCTGCGTGGCCTTGAGGACAAGGCCCGAAAGAGGAATGCCGGCAATGAGGATCAGCACGTTGAAGGCGATATGGGCGTGAATGATCCGGTTCGCCGGATCGCTGCCCAGAAACTCCAGGCCAGGATTGAACAATACATAGCCCACCAGAAGGACGACCGAACCCAGGCCGCGCATCAGGAGATTCCCGAGGGGGACGATGCGATAGCTTGGCGGTGAGCTCCGCGTCAGCATCGGCGCGATGAAGGAGCTGCCGAGATTGACACCCAAAACCATGACGATGCCGAGCTCGGGAGAAACGATCCCGCGCGCCGCGAATGTGGTGAGGAGTAGCACGGCGGCAATGCTCGAATGAAAGAGATAAGTGGTCACCGCAGCCAGCAAGAACGCGGTGATCGGATCGTCGGAAAGGTAGCCTACGATCAGCGGAACGATGGTGCTTTGCCTAAGGGGTTCCGAGGCTTCGCCCATCATTTCCAACGAGAGAATAAGTAAGCCGACGCCAACAAGGATGCGGCCGAACTGCCGCCATTGACGGCGTTCCGTCGCAAGAAAAATGACAGTGCCGAAGAGGATGCAGAGTGGCACAAGCAAGGTCAGGTCGAGGCTCAGAATCTTGACGACCAGTGCCGAACCGACTTCCGCTCCACGCACCGCAAGA comes from Nitratireductor kimnyeongensis and encodes:
- a CDS encoding Na/Pi cotransporter family protein, translated to MSGSVFFLHMAGAVALLLWATRMVRTGVERAYGNVLRQRLRETLGNPVLAALTGLALSIALQSSTAVTLLIGSFAGLGIVTGLSGILAVRGAEVGSALVVKILSLDLTLLVPLCILFGTVIFLATERRQWRQFGRILVGVGLLILSLEMMGEASEPLRQSTIVPLIVGYLSDDPITAFLLAAVTTYLFHSSIAAVLLLTTFAARGIVSPELGIVMVLGVNLGSSFIAPMLTRSSPPSYRIVPLGNLLMRGLGSVVLLVGYVLFNPGLEFLGSDPANRIIHAHIAFNVLILIAGIPLSGLVLKATQALVSLQAGPQEDDKADQDDETQMAETSALDVTALDTPHQALANVTRETVRMCETVEFMLCRILELYEKADRKSIAALAAVDDTVDRRHAAIKLYLARITRHEMTEEDARRCHELLGVCVKLEQVGDIIVRNMLAHVQKKMERGVEFTSEGWRELAGFHASVLANARLAFNLLVTQDTETARELVMEKDRLRDVEKDTSQRHFERLRQGTEQSVETSSIHLDTIRDLKQINSLLATFAYPVLEERGLLSGSRLKAN